A stretch of Gambusia affinis linkage group LG10, SWU_Gaff_1.0, whole genome shotgun sequence DNA encodes these proteins:
- the camsap2a gene encoding calmodulin-regulated spectrin-associated protein 2a isoform X1, translated as MGEVQDVRDAKKSFVAPAIKSFEHYDFSRAKICCSLRWLVAKAYGTDSIPAELKDPFYTDQYEQEHLKPPVTSLLLSADLYCRAGSLILKSDAAKPLLGHDAVIQALAQRGLYVTDQDRLVTERDLRKRPLQMGAHLAMIDTLMMAYTVEMVNVEKVMACTHQYSSCDSEEERPYDTEDAVTTWINKVNEYLKDVVAQEQKKKETQSAEQTGSPRSPTKWYMKLVPARYRKEQASTQLAPWIPPVDNLLKDSTDGSALGALLHFYCPQLLPLDDVCLKENMSLADRLYNLQLIQDFCKDNLNSCCHFSLEDMLYASSTIKNNYLVFMAELFWWFEVVKPSFVKPRMLDNEGKEPSSILKSMPFIPISKATKRSFMERPPSPERPSLPLRPQLRNTGEIKRSSSMSFVDGNLGTWPKEKRSGPYGVSFDIPFDKGDPAPAVPSSTRGMVRSISTDDGSGFKVQHMPRGMKRNLSFQPVNGQSIGIQEEGCPERLAGVEFCRQVFPNGHGNVLASAPSLEEALPIIHSPTRPPVEGINNGFFLHSQNPGDGAGGLDPLSESDSKELLSTADTTEVDTGIHIRTEDMLDEDSSLKDLSVNMDLDVDTPSPCPSNQSKSPSGVKLTSFAEQKMRKLSPSAPDSGRGSSSSMKTTPEGSEFALPLSVSWAPTPEHSPIRQQNTPAITAQATPTTVQLPPNDPAQVMAAEMVQLRIRLEEKRKAIEAQKKKVEAAFTRHRQKMGHSAFLNVVKRKADGAASGEEGGQSYAEGKLASTSPTFKFGRSKADTPDGAEQSTTSSCWQKTPGSGDEGGQSHAQITEADLSEYTRSIEKLNHSLAFLQAEMQRLAQQQEVIMAMREQQHQQAWVIPPPHTNPSPQKYPRSGAVTRSSGPSSPADSPRSTHRSPTSIKRKSASFHSRNPHTARPSELKLAPYSRVLTAPQSVDSIPRLRRFSPCQPMQSSFIYMGEKPAAASPETIGQVGDNTKETDSILSPERELASICAVCSPHSSPKVQTKTEQSEVDANFSNQETESHTHDEISDTVKDDQSSTVQKSFIELKPTIESSFPEVLAHPILETFTVTPSVLPPKPEPSSQAKSSLIEVPLSVMKSTEDLTIDDGLEMEQDSTESADDEQRLCHGFFFKEDGKAEENMAQRRAALLEKRMRREKESQMRKMQLEAELEQKKEGARLKAEEERIRKEEEKARKEFIKLEYLRRKQLKLMEDMDTIIKPRPAKQKRGRPKSIHRDIVDSPKTPVRAPTGSRQRFFSVSSLSLASLTLGDSDSVHSDKRAPRPDSADGFLSPSRSSSRNGEKDWENASTTSSVTSNTEYTGPRLYKEPSAKSNKHIIQNALAHCCLAGKVNEGQKNKILEEMEKSEANNFLVLFRDSGCQFRSLYTYCPETQEIIKLTGIGPKSITRKMIDGLYKYNSDKKQFSQIPAKTMSASVDAVTIHNHLWQTKKPATPKKVVPAQS; from the exons GGTGCCCACTTGGCCATGATTGACACTCTGATGATGGCTTACACAGTAGAGATGGTAAATGTGGAGAAGGTAATGGCTTGCACTCATCAGTATTCATCGTGCGACTCTGAGGAGGAAAGGCCATATGATACAGAGGACGCTGTGACCACCTGGATTAACAAG GTAAATGAGTATCTGAAAGATGTTGTTGCTCaggaacagaagaagaaggagacaCAGAGTGCTGAGCAGACTGGGAGTCCTAGG TCTCCAACCAAGTGGTACATGAAGCTTGTGCCT GCTCGCTATCGGAAAGAGCAGGCCTCTACCCAGCTGGCTCCCTGGATCCCCCCAGTGGACAACCTGCTTAAGGACAGCACAGACGGCTCGGCTCTGGGTGCACTGCTGCATTTCTACTGCCCTCAGCTGCTCCCCCTGGATG ATGTCTGTTTGAAGGAGAATATGAGTCTGGCCGACCGTCTCTACAACCTGCAGCTCATTCAGGACTTCTGCAAAGACAACCTGAACAGCTGCTGCCATTTCAGCCTGGAGGACATGCTCTACGCCTCCTCAACCATCAAG aacAACTATCTGGTGTTCATGGCCGAGCTGTTTTGGTGGTTTGAGGTGGTTAAGCCGTCTTTTGTAAAGCCAAGAATGCTTGACAATGAAGGGAAAG AACCATCATCCATATTGAAAAGTATGCCTTTCATTCCAATCTCCAAAGCTACCAAGAGAAGTTTCATGGAAAGACCTCCAAGTCCTGAAAGACCCAG TTTACCCCTTCGACCCCAGCTTCGTAACACAg GAGAGATCAAGAGGTCTAGCTCCATGTCTTTTGTTGATGGGAATCTAGGCACATGGCCCAAAGAGAAAAG GTCTGGGCCTTATGGGGTGTCATTTGACATCCCCTTTGACAAAGGGGATCCTGCTCCTGCTGTACCTTCATCTACACGTGGAATGGTTAGATCTATCAGCACTGATGATGGTTCTGGTTTCAAGGTCCAGCACATGCCTCGTGGAATGAAGAGGAACCTGTCGTTTCAGCCAGTGAATGGTCAGAGCATTGGTATCCAGGAGGAAGGCTGTCCAGAACGCCTTGCAGGAGTGGAGTTCTGCAGGCAAGTATTCCCCAACGGACATGGAAATGTCCTGGCATCAGCTCCCTCTTTGGAAGAAGCCCTCCCAATCATCCACAGCCCAACCAGACCACCTGTAGAGGGCATCAACAATGGTTTCTTTCTGCACAGCCAAAACCCTGGGGATGGTGCTGGTGGCTTGGACCCTCTGTCAGAGTCTGATTCCAAAGAACTTTTGAGCACCGCAGACACCACCGAGGTGGACACCGGCATTCACATCCGCACAGAGGACATGCTGGATGAAGATTCCTCTTTGAAAGACCTCTCCGTAAACATGGACCTGGATGTGGACACACCAAGCCCCTGTCCAAGCAATCAGAGCAAATCTCCCTCGGGAGTGAAGTTGACCAGCTTTGCCGAGCAGAAGATGAGGAAGCTTAGTCCATCAGCACCAGATTCAGGCAGAGGAAGCAGCAGCTCCATGAAGACCACTCCAGAGGGCTCAGAGTTTGCTCTCCCACTGTCAGTCTCCTGGGCACCAACACCAGAGCACAGCCCCATCCGTCAACAAAACACTCCAGCCATTACTGCTCAGGCAACACCCACAACTGTCCAGCTTCCACCCAATGACCCTGCACAGGTCATGGCTGCAGAGATGGTGCAGCTGAGGATAAGGCTTGAAGAGAAACGAAAAGCTATTGAAGCTCAAAAGAAGAAAGTGGAAGCTGCTTTTACGAGGCATCGGCAGAAGATGGGTCACTCAGCATTTCTCAATGTGGTAAAGAGGAAAGCTGATGGGGCTGCTAGTGGAGAGGAAGGGGGTCAAAGTTACGCAGAAGGTAAATTGGCGAGCACAAGTCCCACATTTAAATTTGGCCGGAGCAAGGCGGATACACCTGACGGAGCAGAACAAAGTACCACATCCTCTTGTTGGCAGAAGACACCAGGTTCAGGAGATGAGGGTGGACAAAGCCATGCTCAGATCACTGAAGCAGATCTCTCAGAGTATACACGTTCAATCGAAAAGCTCAACCACTCTTTGGCATTTCTCCAGGCTGAGATGCAACGTTTAgctcagcagcaggaagttaTCATGGCCATGAGGGAACAACAGCATCAGCAAGCCTGGGTCATTCCCCCTCCTCATACAAACCCCTCACCACAGAAATATCCTCGATCTGGAGCTGTTACCCGTTCTTCTGGGCCTTCTTCCCCTGCCGACTCACCTCGTTCAACCCATCGCTCTCCAACCAGCATCAAACGCAAATCGGCCTCCTTCCACTCACGCAATCCTCACACAGCTCGACCCAGTGAGCTTAAGCTGGCACCGTATAGTCGTGTCCTAACTGCACCACAGTCAGTCGATAGCATCCCAAGGTTGCGCAGGTTTTCTCCTTGTCAGCCTATGCAGAGCTCCTTTATTTATATGGGGGAGAAACCAGCAGCTGCCAGTCCAGAAACAATTGGCCAAGTTGGGGACAATACTAAAGAGACAGATTCCATCCTGTCCCCTGAGAGGGAGCTGGCTAGTATTTGTGCTGTCTGCTCCCCTCATAGCTCTCCCAAGGTGCAgaccaaaacagaacaaagtgaAGTAGATGCAAATTTCTCCAATCAGGAAACAGAATCTCACACCCATGATGAGATTTCAGACACTGTAAAAGATGACCAGAGCAGCACAGTTCAGAAATCATTTATTGAACTTAAACCCACCATTGAGTCTTCTTTCCCTGAGGTTCTTGCCCACCCTATATTAGAAACTTTCACAGTGACGCCATCAGTGTTACCTCCAAAGCCAGAACCCTCCAGTCAGGCCAAAAGTAGTCTGATTGAGGTTCCTTTGTCGGTCATGAAGTCTACAGAGGATCTGACAATTGATGACGGTTTGGAGATGGAACAAGACAGTACCGAGAGTGCAGATGATGAGCAAAGGTTATGCCATGGATTCTTCTTTAAG GAGGATGGCAAGGCAGAGGAGAACATGGCACAGAGGAGAGCTGCACTGCTAGAAAAAAGgatgaggagagaaaaagagagccAAATGAGGAAAATGCAGCTGGAGGCCGAGTTGGAGCAGAAGAAAGAGGGAGCTCG ACTGAAAGCAGAGGAGGAGCGTatcaggaaggaggaggaaaaggccAGGAAGGAGTTCATCAAGCTGGAGTACCTGAGGAGGAAGCAGTTGAAGTTGATGGAGGACATGGACACCATCATCAAGCCCCGACCTGCCAAGCAGAAGCGGGGTCGACCCAAGTCCATCCACCGGGACATCGTGGACTCCCCAAAGACTCCTGTGAGAGCTCCCACAG GTTCACGCCAACGTTTCTTTTCAGTCTCCAGCTTGTCTCTGGCTTCGCTGACTTTGGGCGACAGTGACAGTGTTCACTCAGACAAAAGGGCGCCAAG gcCAGACTCTGCTGATGGCTTTCTTTCACCAAGCCGATCCAGTAGCAGAAACGGAGAAAAAGACTGGGAAAATGCCTCGACCACCTCTTCTGTTACATCCAACACAGAATATACTG gACCAAGGCTGTACAAAGAGCCCAGTGCCAAATCTAATAAGCACATTATCCAAAATGCTCTGGCCCACTGCTGCCTCGCAGGCAAGGTCAACGAGGggcaaaagaacaaaatcctGGAG gaaatggaaaaatcaGAGGCCAataacttcctggttttgttcCGGGATTCTGGCTGCCAGTTCCGATCCCTGTACACCTACTGCCCCGAAACACAAGAGATCATCAAACTCACAGGGATCGGTCCAAAGAGCATCACTCGCAAGATGATCGACGGACTCTACAAGTACAACTCAGACAAGAAGCAGTTTAGTCAGATACCGGCAAAGACCATGTCAGCCAGTGTGGACGCCGTGACCATCCACAACCACCTCTGGCAAACCAAGAAGCCAGCCACCCCTAAAAAAGTAGTGCCTGCACAGTCCTAA
- the camsap2a gene encoding calmodulin-regulated spectrin-associated protein 2a isoform X3 encodes MGEVQDVRDAKKSFVAPAIKSFEHYDFSRAKICCSLRWLVAKAYGTDSIPAELKDPFYTDQYEQEHLKPPVTSLLLSADLYCRAGSLILKSDAAKPLLGHDAVIQALAQRGLYVTDQDRLVTERDLRKRPLQMGAHLAMIDTLMMAYTVEMVNVEKVMACTHQYSSCDSEEERPYDTEDAVTTWINKVNEYLKDVVAQEQKKKETQSAEQTGSPRARYRKEQASTQLAPWIPPVDNLLKDSTDGSALGALLHFYCPQLLPLDDVCLKENMSLADRLYNLQLIQDFCKDNLNSCCHFSLEDMLYASSTIKNNYLVFMAELFWWFEVVKPSFVKPRMLDNEGKEPSSILKSMPFIPISKATKRSFMERPPSPERPSLPLRPQLRNTGEIKRSSSMSFVDGNLGTWPKEKRSGPYGVSFDIPFDKGDPAPAVPSSTRGMVRSISTDDGSGFKVQHMPRGMKRNLSFQPVNGQSIGIQEEGCPERLAGVEFCRQVFPNGHGNVLASAPSLEEALPIIHSPTRPPVEGINNGFFLHSQNPGDGAGGLDPLSESDSKELLSTADTTEVDTGIHIRTEDMLDEDSSLKDLSVNMDLDVDTPSPCPSNQSKSPSGVKLTSFAEQKMRKLSPSAPDSGRGSSSSMKTTPEGSEFALPLSVSWAPTPEHSPIRQQNTPAITAQATPTTVQLPPNDPAQVMAAEMVQLRIRLEEKRKAIEAQKKKVEAAFTRHRQKMGHSAFLNVVKRKADGAASGEEGGQSYAEGKLASTSPTFKFGRSKADTPDGAEQSTTSSCWQKTPGSGDEGGQSHAQITEADLSEYTRSIEKLNHSLAFLQAEMQRLAQQQEVIMAMREQQHQQAWVIPPPHTNPSPQKYPRSGAVTRSSGPSSPADSPRSTHRSPTSIKRKSASFHSRNPHTARPSELKLAPYSRVLTAPQSVDSIPRLRRFSPCQPMQSSFIYMGEKPAAASPETIGQVGDNTKETDSILSPERELASICAVCSPHSSPKVQTKTEQSEVDANFSNQETESHTHDEISDTVKDDQSSTVQKSFIELKPTIESSFPEVLAHPILETFTVTPSVLPPKPEPSSQAKSSLIEVPLSVMKSTEDLTIDDGLEMEQDSTESADDEQRLCHGFFFKEDGKAEENMAQRRAALLEKRMRREKESQMRKMQLEAELEQKKEGARLKAEEERIRKEEEKARKEFIKLEYLRRKQLKLMEDMDTIIKPRPAKQKRGRPKSIHRDIVDSPKTPVRAPTGSRQRFFSVSSLSLASLTLGDSDSVHSDKRAPRPDSADGFLSPSRSSSRNGEKDWENASTTSSVTSNTEYTGPRLYKEPSAKSNKHIIQNALAHCCLAGKVNEGQKNKILEEMEKSEANNFLVLFRDSGCQFRSLYTYCPETQEIIKLTGIGPKSITRKMIDGLYKYNSDKKQFSQIPAKTMSASVDAVTIHNHLWQTKKPATPKKVVPAQS; translated from the exons GGTGCCCACTTGGCCATGATTGACACTCTGATGATGGCTTACACAGTAGAGATGGTAAATGTGGAGAAGGTAATGGCTTGCACTCATCAGTATTCATCGTGCGACTCTGAGGAGGAAAGGCCATATGATACAGAGGACGCTGTGACCACCTGGATTAACAAG GTAAATGAGTATCTGAAAGATGTTGTTGCTCaggaacagaagaagaaggagacaCAGAGTGCTGAGCAGACTGGGAGTCCTAGG GCTCGCTATCGGAAAGAGCAGGCCTCTACCCAGCTGGCTCCCTGGATCCCCCCAGTGGACAACCTGCTTAAGGACAGCACAGACGGCTCGGCTCTGGGTGCACTGCTGCATTTCTACTGCCCTCAGCTGCTCCCCCTGGATG ATGTCTGTTTGAAGGAGAATATGAGTCTGGCCGACCGTCTCTACAACCTGCAGCTCATTCAGGACTTCTGCAAAGACAACCTGAACAGCTGCTGCCATTTCAGCCTGGAGGACATGCTCTACGCCTCCTCAACCATCAAG aacAACTATCTGGTGTTCATGGCCGAGCTGTTTTGGTGGTTTGAGGTGGTTAAGCCGTCTTTTGTAAAGCCAAGAATGCTTGACAATGAAGGGAAAG AACCATCATCCATATTGAAAAGTATGCCTTTCATTCCAATCTCCAAAGCTACCAAGAGAAGTTTCATGGAAAGACCTCCAAGTCCTGAAAGACCCAG TTTACCCCTTCGACCCCAGCTTCGTAACACAg GAGAGATCAAGAGGTCTAGCTCCATGTCTTTTGTTGATGGGAATCTAGGCACATGGCCCAAAGAGAAAAG GTCTGGGCCTTATGGGGTGTCATTTGACATCCCCTTTGACAAAGGGGATCCTGCTCCTGCTGTACCTTCATCTACACGTGGAATGGTTAGATCTATCAGCACTGATGATGGTTCTGGTTTCAAGGTCCAGCACATGCCTCGTGGAATGAAGAGGAACCTGTCGTTTCAGCCAGTGAATGGTCAGAGCATTGGTATCCAGGAGGAAGGCTGTCCAGAACGCCTTGCAGGAGTGGAGTTCTGCAGGCAAGTATTCCCCAACGGACATGGAAATGTCCTGGCATCAGCTCCCTCTTTGGAAGAAGCCCTCCCAATCATCCACAGCCCAACCAGACCACCTGTAGAGGGCATCAACAATGGTTTCTTTCTGCACAGCCAAAACCCTGGGGATGGTGCTGGTGGCTTGGACCCTCTGTCAGAGTCTGATTCCAAAGAACTTTTGAGCACCGCAGACACCACCGAGGTGGACACCGGCATTCACATCCGCACAGAGGACATGCTGGATGAAGATTCCTCTTTGAAAGACCTCTCCGTAAACATGGACCTGGATGTGGACACACCAAGCCCCTGTCCAAGCAATCAGAGCAAATCTCCCTCGGGAGTGAAGTTGACCAGCTTTGCCGAGCAGAAGATGAGGAAGCTTAGTCCATCAGCACCAGATTCAGGCAGAGGAAGCAGCAGCTCCATGAAGACCACTCCAGAGGGCTCAGAGTTTGCTCTCCCACTGTCAGTCTCCTGGGCACCAACACCAGAGCACAGCCCCATCCGTCAACAAAACACTCCAGCCATTACTGCTCAGGCAACACCCACAACTGTCCAGCTTCCACCCAATGACCCTGCACAGGTCATGGCTGCAGAGATGGTGCAGCTGAGGATAAGGCTTGAAGAGAAACGAAAAGCTATTGAAGCTCAAAAGAAGAAAGTGGAAGCTGCTTTTACGAGGCATCGGCAGAAGATGGGTCACTCAGCATTTCTCAATGTGGTAAAGAGGAAAGCTGATGGGGCTGCTAGTGGAGAGGAAGGGGGTCAAAGTTACGCAGAAGGTAAATTGGCGAGCACAAGTCCCACATTTAAATTTGGCCGGAGCAAGGCGGATACACCTGACGGAGCAGAACAAAGTACCACATCCTCTTGTTGGCAGAAGACACCAGGTTCAGGAGATGAGGGTGGACAAAGCCATGCTCAGATCACTGAAGCAGATCTCTCAGAGTATACACGTTCAATCGAAAAGCTCAACCACTCTTTGGCATTTCTCCAGGCTGAGATGCAACGTTTAgctcagcagcaggaagttaTCATGGCCATGAGGGAACAACAGCATCAGCAAGCCTGGGTCATTCCCCCTCCTCATACAAACCCCTCACCACAGAAATATCCTCGATCTGGAGCTGTTACCCGTTCTTCTGGGCCTTCTTCCCCTGCCGACTCACCTCGTTCAACCCATCGCTCTCCAACCAGCATCAAACGCAAATCGGCCTCCTTCCACTCACGCAATCCTCACACAGCTCGACCCAGTGAGCTTAAGCTGGCACCGTATAGTCGTGTCCTAACTGCACCACAGTCAGTCGATAGCATCCCAAGGTTGCGCAGGTTTTCTCCTTGTCAGCCTATGCAGAGCTCCTTTATTTATATGGGGGAGAAACCAGCAGCTGCCAGTCCAGAAACAATTGGCCAAGTTGGGGACAATACTAAAGAGACAGATTCCATCCTGTCCCCTGAGAGGGAGCTGGCTAGTATTTGTGCTGTCTGCTCCCCTCATAGCTCTCCCAAGGTGCAgaccaaaacagaacaaagtgaAGTAGATGCAAATTTCTCCAATCAGGAAACAGAATCTCACACCCATGATGAGATTTCAGACACTGTAAAAGATGACCAGAGCAGCACAGTTCAGAAATCATTTATTGAACTTAAACCCACCATTGAGTCTTCTTTCCCTGAGGTTCTTGCCCACCCTATATTAGAAACTTTCACAGTGACGCCATCAGTGTTACCTCCAAAGCCAGAACCCTCCAGTCAGGCCAAAAGTAGTCTGATTGAGGTTCCTTTGTCGGTCATGAAGTCTACAGAGGATCTGACAATTGATGACGGTTTGGAGATGGAACAAGACAGTACCGAGAGTGCAGATGATGAGCAAAGGTTATGCCATGGATTCTTCTTTAAG GAGGATGGCAAGGCAGAGGAGAACATGGCACAGAGGAGAGCTGCACTGCTAGAAAAAAGgatgaggagagaaaaagagagccAAATGAGGAAAATGCAGCTGGAGGCCGAGTTGGAGCAGAAGAAAGAGGGAGCTCG ACTGAAAGCAGAGGAGGAGCGTatcaggaaggaggaggaaaaggccAGGAAGGAGTTCATCAAGCTGGAGTACCTGAGGAGGAAGCAGTTGAAGTTGATGGAGGACATGGACACCATCATCAAGCCCCGACCTGCCAAGCAGAAGCGGGGTCGACCCAAGTCCATCCACCGGGACATCGTGGACTCCCCAAAGACTCCTGTGAGAGCTCCCACAG GTTCACGCCAACGTTTCTTTTCAGTCTCCAGCTTGTCTCTGGCTTCGCTGACTTTGGGCGACAGTGACAGTGTTCACTCAGACAAAAGGGCGCCAAG gcCAGACTCTGCTGATGGCTTTCTTTCACCAAGCCGATCCAGTAGCAGAAACGGAGAAAAAGACTGGGAAAATGCCTCGACCACCTCTTCTGTTACATCCAACACAGAATATACTG gACCAAGGCTGTACAAAGAGCCCAGTGCCAAATCTAATAAGCACATTATCCAAAATGCTCTGGCCCACTGCTGCCTCGCAGGCAAGGTCAACGAGGggcaaaagaacaaaatcctGGAG gaaatggaaaaatcaGAGGCCAataacttcctggttttgttcCGGGATTCTGGCTGCCAGTTCCGATCCCTGTACACCTACTGCCCCGAAACACAAGAGATCATCAAACTCACAGGGATCGGTCCAAAGAGCATCACTCGCAAGATGATCGACGGACTCTACAAGTACAACTCAGACAAGAAGCAGTTTAGTCAGATACCGGCAAAGACCATGTCAGCCAGTGTGGACGCCGTGACCATCCACAACCACCTCTGGCAAACCAAGAAGCCAGCCACCCCTAAAAAAGTAGTGCCTGCACAGTCCTAA